The Mesorhizobium opportunistum WSM2075 DNA window GTTGTCGCGATAGAGCGTGGACGTGTCGATGAAGAGCTTGCGCACTTCCTGGCGAAACTCGTCGCGGTTGGTGGGCGGCACGACCTCGATGCGCCTCGCGATCACCTCGGGAAAGGAGGACAGCCAGCGCCGGGCGAGGTCCAGGAGAATGGCTTCCTTGTTGGGAAAGTATTGGTAGACCGAACCGACCGACAGGCCGGCGCGCCGGGCAATGGCGAGCGTCGTCGGCGCCTTGGTTCCCTGCTCCCGCGTCAAGACCAGCGCCGCGTCGAGAATCCGGTCGACCACCTTGCTCGACCGCTGTTGCCGCGGCTGCTTGCGCGGTTCGAGCGCCATCCTGGTTTCGCGGCTGAGACTGCGCTTCACTGCTCGATGTCCTCGTTCCCTGCCGGGTCTCAATACGGGTGCAGGTGCTGTCCAATACATTCGAAATTCGGTACGTTGACAAACGCGAATAATTAGTCGCATTCTTTTATCCACGCTGTTTTCAGGGATCACAAGGGGAATTTCCAGAGACAGCGCACTGGCATCATTTTTCGTCCGATAGCGCCGCTGCGGTGACGTGGCAGGTTGTCGGACAAGAGGATTGCCGGTCTCAGTCAGTCGTCAAAGCGCGGAGTCGCGATGTCTGTCACAGGTGCGGGTCACAATGCGGATCTGATCGTCATCAATGGTCATGTGCTGACCATGGACGATGACAATCCCACCGCCGAGGCCGTTGCCGTCAAGGACGGCACCATCATCGCCATCGGCGGCCGTGCCTCCATCGAAGAGCTCAAAGGTCCGGTCACAAAGGTGATCGACGCCAAGGGCGGTTCGGTGATCCCGGGCTTCATCGAAGCCCACATGCATCTGTTCTCCGGCGGGGCCGAGCTCGCGCATCTTCAGCTTGGCGGTGTCCATGGCTTCGAGGCGTTGCAAAAGGCGATCCGCGACTATGCGCCGACACGGCCACATGCCACGATGCTGGTCGGGCAGGGCGTCGACTACACCGTGCTTGGCAGCGAGCGGGTGACGCGCCACCATCTCGACCAAATCCTGCCGGACCGGCCCTTCTGCATGGCTGCGCCCGACCATCACACGATGTGGGCCAACACCAGGGCGCTGGAGATGGCCGGCATCCTGCACGGACGCACGCTTGGTCCGGGCAACGAGATCGTCATGGGTGACGATGGGCTGGCAACGGGTGAATTGCGCGAGGGCGAGGCCTTCGGTCCGGTGCTCGACCTTGCCGGCGAGAGCCGGGTGCGGCTGGGGCTGGCGACAGGCGGCGAGCCGGACCCGATGCCGTCGGCGGAAGAACGCGCCGCCGACCGCGACATCATGCGGCGTGGGCTTGCCTGGTGCACGCGCCACGGCATCACCTCGATCCAGAACATGGACGGCAATCTCTACCAGCTCGAGCTGCTGGCCGAAATCGACGCCGCGGAAGGCTTGCCCTGCCGCGTCCAGATCCCGTTCCACTACAAGAATTTCATGACGCTCGACATGCTCGACAAGGCGTTCGTGATGAACGAGCGCTACAACAGCGAGTGGCTGTCTTCGGGCATGGTCAAGGTGTTCTACGACGGCGTGCTCGATTCCTGGACGGCGGTGATGGTCGAGCCTTATGCCGATCGCACCGACTGGGTCGGCGAGCCGCTGTTCACGCCGCAGCAGTTCATCGATCTGGCGGTTGCCGTCGACAAACGTGGACTGCAGATTGCCGTGCACTCGATCGGCGACGGCGCGGTCCGCGCCGTGCTCGACGGCTACGAGGCGGCGCAAAAAGCCAATGGCAAGCGCGACAGCCGGCATCGCGTCGAACATATCGAGGTCACAACCGCATCGGACGTGCCGCGCTTCGCCGAACTCGGTGTCATCGCCTCCATGCAGCCGCCGCATCCGCCCGGCGCCATGGATTTTCCGCTGGAGCCGACCGTGTCGCGCATCGGGCCGGCCCGTTGGCCGCTGAGCTATGCCTGGCGGACCTTGAAGAATGCCGGCGCGCATGTCGTGTTCGCATCGGACTGGCCGGTATCGCCGATCGATCCGATCCTGGGCATTCAAGCGGCAGTGATGCGCAAACCATGGGCAGAAAGCGACCCGGACCAGAGCTTCTCGCTGCATGAATCGCTTGCCGCCTACACGGTGGAGGGTGCCTATGCGGAGTTCGCCGAGCACCGCAAGGGTATGCTGAAACCAGGCTATTTGGCCGATCTGGTGGTTTTATCTGCCGATATCGAGAAGACGGCGCCGGCCAATCTGCACAGACTGCGGCCGGTGACGACGATCTGCGGCGGCAAGGTCACCTATCAGGCCTGACAATGGCATGCGGCTTGCTAGCCGAATGAATGACTACTGAACTGTGATTCAATGCCGGACTTGCCAACCTACCGGCCGTGTGGTCACATCCAACAGGGGAAAAACCTCGCCAGCAAGAGCGGGGTCAACAGTGAGGCGTATCGTGCCGGAAAAACCGGATCGGAATGCAATTGAAGTCGTAAACGTCAGTAAAATTTTCGGATCAGGGGAAGGGCAGGTCGCTGCCCTCGACACGGTCTCGGTAACCATCCGCGAAAACGAGTTCTTCACGCTGCTGGGACCATCCGGCTGCGGCAAGACCACGCTGCTGCGGCTGATCGCCGGCTTCGATTTTCCAACCGCCGGCGAGATCCTGCTTTACGGCCAGGACATCGCACCGTTGCCGCCCTTCAAGCGGCCGGTCAACACCGTCTTCCAGTCCTACGCGCTGTTTCCGCACATGACGGTGGCCGACAATATCGGCTTCGGCCTTGAAATGCTGGGCAAGCCCAAGGCCGAGATCAAGGCACGCGTCGCCGAGATGCTGAAGCTGGTCAAGATGGAAGCGCTGGCGGGCCGGCGCACCAGCCAGATCTCCGGCGGCCAGCAGCAGCGCGTGGCACTGGCCCGGGCGCTGGCGCCGCAGCCCAAAGTGCTGTTGCTCGACGAACCACTATCCGCACTCGACTACAAGCTGCGCAAGGAGATGCAGATCGAACTGAAGCGGCTGCAGCACGAGACCGGCATCACCTTCATCTTCGTCACCCACGACCAGGAAGAAGCGCTGACGATGTCGGACCGCATCGCGGTGATGTCGTCGGGCAAGATCCTGCAGGTCGGCTCGCCCTGGGACATTTACGACAAGCCGGCGGAACGCTTCGTCGCCGACTTCATCGGCGAAACCAACTTTCTCACCGCGGCGATAACGGGCATCGGCAACGGAAGGGCTCGCGCGACGCTCAAATCCGGCACGGCCATCGAGGCGACCATTGCCGAAGGCTTCCAGCCAAAGGACAACGCCACCGTGGTGGTGAGGCCCGAGCATGCCAAGCTGACGAGGGACAAGGGCGACCTCGCGGGCACGGTCGAAAACATCGTCTATTTCGGCACTGACACGCATATCCATGTCCAGCTCGACAGCGGCGAGGCCTTCACCGTGCGCCAGCAGAACACGCGCAGCGCCGGCTGCGGTTTCGAACGTGGCGACAAGGTCGGCATCATGATCGGCAACGACGCCGCGCAAGTGCTGAGGGACTGATGGCCACCGCGGAAGAAGTCGCCAAGGCAGCGGAGCGGCGCGATGTGCGTGACCGCTGGCTGTTGTCAGCACCGGCGCTGCTGGTCATTCTGTTTGCCGCGACCGGCCCGTTGCTGATCGTGCTTGTCTATTCGTTCCTGACGCCAGGCGCCTATGGCGACGTGAAATGGCAGTTCTCGTCCGACGCCTGGACATCGGTGCTGCTGGAGCGCGACATTTTCGACGATACGCTTTCGCTCGCGGCGGCGCATGTCACCATCTTTTGGCGTTCGATAAAGCTTGCGGTGGTGACGACGCTCGCGACCTTGGCGCTCGGTTTCCCGACCGCCTATTTCATGGCAACGCGCAGCGAAAAGACCAGGGATCTCTGGCTGTTCCTGATCACTATCCCGTTCTGGACCAACCTCCTGATCCGGACCTTCGCCGTGCTGCAGATCATTCGCAACGAAGGCATCATCAACACGATCCTCTTGAAGCTCGGCATCGTCTCGGCGCCGGTCCAGATCCTCTACACCGACACGGCGATCCTGGTCGGCATGGCCTATGTCTACCTGCCGCTGATGGTGCTGCCGATCTATGCCAGCATGGAGAAGCTCGATTTTCGTTTGGTCGAGGCGGGCTATGATCTCTACGCGACACGCTTCAAGGTGCTGCGCAAGATCATTTTCCCGCTGGTCAAACCCGGCGTCATCGCCGGCTCGATCCTGGTTTTCATCCCCGCACTTGGCGCCTATGTGACGCCGAGCGTGCTTGGCGGCGGCAAGAACATGATGCTGTCCAACCTGATCGAACTGCAGTTCGGCCAGGGCCGCAACTGGCCGCTCGGCTCGGCGCTGTCGATCACGGTGATGATCATCGTCATGGTGGCGCTGCTGGCGTATGTGCGCAATGCCGGCAAGTCGGGGGTGCGTCATGGCTGACAACTTCTCCATCAAGCACCAGCCGGGGTTCACGGCGATCGCCGCGACCTGCTTCGTCGTGCTCTATCTGCCCATCATGGTGCTGGTCATCTACGCCTTCAACGCGGCCAGCTCGACATCGGAATGGGGCGGGTTTTCGTTCAAATGGTTCCAGTCGGCGTACCAGAACACGCAGGTCATCGATGCGACGCTGCGATCCTTCCAGATCGGTTCCATCGCGGCGGTGCTTTCGACCATCTTCGCCACCATGGCCGCGCTCGCCACCACGCGCACGGCATCCTATCCCGGCCTCACCTTCAAATACGCGGCAATCAACCAGCCGCTGATGGTGCCCGAGATCGTCACCGGCGTGGCGCTGCTGATCTTCTTCTCGCGCATCAAGATCTTCACCGGCTATTCGGGGATAGGCTACCTGGTCGCCGCGCATACGGCGTTCTGCATTCCCTTCGCCTACCTGCCGATCCGGGCGCGGCTGGAGAATATGGACCTGACGCTGGAACGTGCCGCAGCCGACCTCTACGCGACGCCGTGGAAGACCTTCCGCCGCATCACGCTGCCGCTTTTGTGGCCCGGCATCCTGGCCGGACTGATGCTGGCCTTCGTCATCTCGCTCGATGACGTGGTCATCACCGAGTTCGTCAAATCGGGCGGCCAGGACACGCTGCCCACCTACATGCTCGGCCAGATCCGCCGCGGCATCACACCCGAGATCAACGCGATATCGACCGCTTTCCTGCTGCTTTCGGTCGCGATCGTCACGTTGTTTTTCTTCGTCAGCAGGAAACGAGACTGAAACCTGAAATGGGAGTTAGAACGATGAACTGGAAGACAACAGCGACCGCCATGGGGTTGGCGTTGCTCGCATCGACGGGGCTTGCCCGCGCCGAGGGCGTGCTCAACATCTACAATTGGGGCAACTACACCAGCCCCGACGTGATCAAGAAGTTCGAGGACAAATACAAGGTCAAGGTGACCATCACCGACTACGATTCCAACGACACCGCGCTTGCCAAGATTCGCCAGGGCGGCACCGGTTTCGACATCGCGGTTCCGTCGCAGACCTATGTGCCGATCTGGATCAAGGAAGGTCTCGTGCTGGAGACCGATCCAGGCAAGATGGAGAACTTCAAGAACGTGGCGCCGGAATGGGCCAATCCTGAATTCGACCCTGGCCGCAAATATTCCGTGCCATGGGCCTGGGGCACGATCGGCGTCGTCGTCAACACCGATGCCTACAAGGGCCCGGCCGACACGTGGGGTATTGTCTTCAACACGCCGGACGAACTGAAGGGCAAGGTCAATGTCGTCCCGGAAATGGGCGACGTCATCTTCGCGGCGATCAAATATGTCGGCGGCCAGCAGTGCACCGATGACAAGGCGGTGCTGAAGAAGGTGCGTGACCTCTTGGTGGCGGCCAAGCCGAACTGGATCGCCATGGAATACAACACCATCGAAAAGATGGGCGCCGGCGACTTCAAGGCAACCAGCGACTGGAACGGCTCGGCGCTGCGCCAGCGGCTGGCCAACCCGGCCATCCACTACAATTATCCGAAGGAAGGCTTTGGCCTGTGGAGCGACAACGTCGTCGTCCTCAAGGAAGCCAAGAACGTCGAAAACGCCAAGCTGTTCCAGAACTTCATCATGGATCCGGAAAACGCGGCTGGCCTCTCGGCCTTCCACCGCTATGCCAACGCCATCACCGGCTCGGACAAGTACATGCCGGCCGACATGAAGGACGCACCGGAAGTCGTCATTCCGGCCGACGCCAAGCCGAAAGGCGAATTCCAGAAGATGTGCCCGCCTGAAACGCAGGAACTCTACACCAAAATCTGGACCGAGCTGCAGAAGTAATCGCGACGCGACGGACCCGGCGGTACACGCCTCCGGGTCTTTTTTTTTGTTCCGGGAATGGCTTTCATGGACTCCTATCGCAACAGCGATCCGCGGCCGCCGATCATGCAAGGCTCGCCGCCGGCCATGGTGCCGCCGAAGCTCGACTGGGACAGGCCGCCATGGAACCGCTGGGCGTTCCAGCACATCAGGGAAATTCTGCCGACCGCCGAAGTCTGGCGCGGCAATGGGCATCGCCACCGCCTCGAACGCGCCGAGGTCGATCTCGACGGGCTGCCGGTCGAGGGCAGCGAGGGTCTGCCTTCGACGCTCGCCGGGCTGCTCGACGAGACCTACACGGATGGCATCCTGGTGCTCAAAAACGGCAAGGTCGCCTATGAGCGCTATTTCAACGGCATGGACGAGCGCACGCTGCATCTGTCGCAGTCGATGGCGAAGTCCGTCACCGGATCGGTGTTCGGCATATTGGCCGACCGTGGCCTGATCGATCCAGCCAAGGCGGTGACCGACTACCTGCCAGAGCTGAGGGCAACGGGATGGGCCGGGGCCAGCGTCCAGCATGTGCTGGACATGACCACGGGCGTGCGCTTCTCCGAGGAATACACCGACCGCTATTCCGACATCGGCCAGGTCGATGTCGCGACCGGCTGGAAGCCGGTGCCGCCAGGCAGCGATCCGGATTTTCGCTGGCCTTCGCACATGTTCGAACTGATCCTGGGCTTGAAGGACACAATCCGTCCGCACGGAGCGAAATTCGAGTACCGCTCGATCGAGACCGACGTGCTCGCCTTCATCATGGAACGGGTGACGGGCAAGCGGCTGGCGCAGCTGGTCTCGGAAGAACTTTGGCAAAAGCTCGGCGCCGACGAAAGCGCCTGCTTCACCGTCGACAGCGCCGGCTATGCGCTCGCCGATGGTGGTTTCAATGCAACGTTGCGCGACTATGGCCGCTTCGGCCAGATGATCCTCGGCAATGGCAGCGGCATCGTGCCGGCCGAATGGATCGAGACGACACGCAATGGCAGGCATGGCCCCGATTTTTCCGCCAGCCTGCCGGAAGGCAGCTACCGCAACCAGTTCTGGATCGAGGATCCCAGCTCGCGCGCGCTGATGTGCCGGGGCGTGTTCGGGCAGATGATCCATATCGACTGGAACACGGGAATGGTCGTGGTGAAGCTGTCGAGCTATCCGGACTTCAACAACCTCGCCTACTCCATGGCGACATTGAAGGCCGTGCATGCCATCGCCGCCGCGTTGAGCTGAGCCCCCCTAGACTCCAAGAGGAAACGCCATGACCGGTACGACCGTGTTCGAGACCCGCTACGGCTTCCGTCGCAACGAGGTGCTGCTCGCCAACTGGCGCGAGAGCCCGTTCAACCGATGGTCGTTCCAGAACCTCGGCGAACTGGTGCCGACGGCGCGCGTCACGGCGGCCGGGGGCATCGAGGCCCCGATGCAGGATCTCGGTGGCCTGCTTGGCGAAAAGGTCTCGGTCGCCAGCGCGCCGGAAACGGTGGCCGAATTTCTCGTCCGCTCCAGCACCGATGCGCTGACGGTGATGAAAGGCGGCAGGACCATTGGCGACTGGTTCGCGCCGCACATGGATTTCGGCGCCCGCCACATCATCTTCTCGATCAGCAAGTCGGTGACCGCCATCGTTGCCGGCATACTGGAAGCCGAGGGGGTGTTCGATCCGGAAGCGCCGGTGACGCACTACATTCCGGAAGCCGCCGGTTCGGCCTATGGCGATGCCAGCGCACGGCATGTGCTCGATATGAGCGTCAGTCTCGATTTCGAGGAAGCCTATCTCGATCCGGAAAGCGCCTTTGCCCGCTATCGCCGGGCGACGCTGTGGAACCCGGGCGGCGGCACCGAAAGCCTGCGCGAATTCATCCTGACCTTGCAGCGGCTGGCCGAGCCGCATGGCCAGACCTTCCGCTACCGTTCGCCCAATTCCGACCTGCTCGGCCTGCTGCTGGAGCGCGCCTCGGGCCAGCGCTTCAACGATCTGATGCGTGAGAAGCTCTGGCTGCCGCTCGGCGCCGTCAGCGAGGCTTCTATCGGCGTCGACATGGAAGGCACGGCACGCACCGCCGGCGGCATTTCGGTGACGCCGCGCGATCTGGCGCGCATCGGCGAATTGATGCGTCAGGGCGGGGTGGCCAATGGCCGGCGCATCGTGCCGGAGGCCTGGGTGCGCGACACGACCAGCACCGGCGGCAGTGCGGAAGCCTGGCAGCGCGGCGCCATGCTGCCACTGTTCCCTAGGGGGCGCTATCGCAACAAATGGTACCAGACCGGACACGAGAACGGCGCCTATTGCGGCATCGGCATCCATGGCCAGTGGCTCTATATCGACCCCAGGACCGAAGTGGTGATCGCCAAGATGTCGTCGCAGCCGGAGCCGGTCGACGATGCGCTCGATCTCGAGCTTGTGGCGTTTTTCGAAGCGCTGAGCCGGATGGTCTAAGCGCCTCCTGCCACCAAATTAGCGTGCGCTTTCCTGTGGACCCGCCGGGCTGACGAAAGCGCGGCGGTTGGCGGACCGGATGTCAGCGCCTATGGTCGCCGCTCTTTTCGAAGCGAGTGGGAATGACATGGCATCCGACATCAAGCGCATCGCAGCCATCATCGCGACCGAGATCGCCGCGCGGCCCGAGCAGGCGGCAGCGGCGATCGAACTGCTCGATGAGGGCGCTACTGTGCCGTTCGTTGCGCGCTACCGCAAGGAAGTGACCGGCGGGTTGGACGATACGCAGCTACGCGACCTTGCCGAGCGGCTCGCCTATCTGCGCGAACTCGATGCACGGCGTGACACGATCCTGGGCTCCATCCGAGAGCAGGGCAAGCTGACCGACGAACTCGAGGGCAAGATCATCGCCGCCGCCACCAAGGCGGAGCTGGAAGACATCTACCTGCCCTACAAGCCCAAGCGCCGCACCAAGGCCGAGATCGCCCGGGAGCGCGGGCTGGGGCCGCTGGCGGAGGCCATCCTCGCCGATCGTTCGCTCGTGCCTGCCGAACTGGCGCTGGCCTATGTCAGCCAAGAGGTGGCCGATGCCAAGACCGCATTGGAAGGCGCGCGCGACATCCTGTCGGAACAGTTCGCCGAAAATGCCGATCTGGTCGGCAAATTGCGGACCTACATGAAGGAACGCGCCTTTATGCGCGCCAGGGTGGTCGACGGCAAGCAGGAGGCCGGCGCGAAATTCTCCGACTATTTCGACCATGTCGAACGCTGGGCTAATGTGCCGAGCCACCGCGCGCTGGCCATGCTGCGTGGGCGCAATGAGGAGGTGCTGTCGCTCGATATCGAGGTCGATGCCGATGACACCTCGCCGGTGAAGCCGGTCGAGCGAATGGTCGCCAATGCCTATGCCATCGGCGGCAGCCTGCCGGGCGACCGCTGGCTGATGGAGGTCGCGGGCTGGACGTGGCGGATCAAGCTTTCGCTGCACCTGACGCTCGATCTGATGCGCGACCTGCGCGAACGGGCCGAGGAAGAGGCGATCCATGTCTTTGCCCGCAATCTGAAGGATTTGCTGCTCGCCGCGCCGGCTGGCTCACGGCCGACGATGGGGCTCGACCCCGGCATCCGCACCGGCGTCAAGGTGGCGGTGGTCGACGGCACCGGCAAGGTGCTGACGACGATGACCGTCTACCCGTTCCCGCCGAAGAACGATGTGAGGGGCACGCAGGCGGAACTCGCCAGGCTCGTTCGCCTGCACAAGGTCGAGCTGATTTCCATCGGTAACGGCACCGGCAGCCGCGAGACGGAGAAGCTGGTGGCGGATATGCTGTCCGACATGCCGTCGGATGGCGGGCCAAAGCCGCTCAAGGTGATCGTCAGCGAGGCGGGCGCCTCGGTCTATTCTGCATCGGCGACGGCGGCGGCTGAATTCCCCGGCCTCGACGTGTCGCTGCGCGGCGCGGTGTCGATCGCACGGCGGCTGCAGGATCCGCTCGCCGAACTGGTCAAGATCGAGCCGAAGTCGATCGGCGTCGGCCAGTACCAGCACGATGTCGACCAGTACCGGCTTGGCCGGTCGCTGGAAGCGGTGGTTGAGGACGCGGTCAACGCGGTCGGCGTCGATCTCAACACGGCTTCGGCGCCATTGCTGGCGCGGGTTTCGGGCCTTGGCGCATCGCTGGCCGATGCCATCGTCGCGCATCGCGACGCGACCGGCCCCTTTGCCAGCCGCAAGGATCTGCTGAAAGTGCCGCGGCTCGGACCTCGCGCGTTCGAACAGTCCGCCGGCTTCCTGCGTATTGCCAATGGCAGCGAGCCGCTCGATGCCTCCTCGGTGCATCCGGAAGCCTATGGCGTGGCCAAGAAGATCGTCGCCGCCTGTGGGCGGGATGTCCGCGCGCTGATGGGCGACAGCGCGGCGCTCAAGGCGCTCGACCCACGCGTCTTCGTCGACGAGCGTTTCGGCCTGCCGACGGTGCGCGACATCCTGGCCGAGCTGGAAAAGCCCGGCCGCGATCCGCGTCCCGGCTTCAAGACGGCGACCTTCGCCGAGGGCGTCGACGACATCAAGGATCTGAAGCCCGGCATGCTGCTGGAAGGCACCGTCACCAATGTCGCCGCCTTCGGCGCCTTCATCGATATCGGTGTCCACCAGGACGGGCTGGTGCATGTCTCGCAACTGGCCGACCGCTTCATCAAGGACGCGCATGAGGTGGTCAAGGCCGGCGACGTGGTCAAGGTGCGCGTCGTCGATGTCGACATCAAGCGCAAGCGCATCGCGCTCTCCATGCGCAAGGATGGCGGCGAGGGCGGCGCATCGAGAGGGCCACGCGACAATGGTGGCGGCAAGCCGGCGCCACGTTCGCCGCTGCCGCAGCGCCAGCCGGAACGGCCGGCCCAGCAAGGCGCGTTTGGCGCCGCGCTGGCGGATGCGCTGAAGCGGAAGTAGCTACCACGCCAGAACAGCCGGCTCCTTTTCGAGCTGGCCCAGCAGCCAGTCGCGGAAACTGGCGACGGGCATGTGGCCGCGCTTGCCGTGCGGGACGACGAGATAATAGGCGCTGCGGCTTTGCATGGGCTGGCCGGGTGCGGGCACGAGCTGACCGCGCTGCAATTCGCCGGCGATGAGGATCAGCGGCAACAACGCGACGCCGAGCCCTGCCATGCACGCTTGGGCGGCCGTGCCGAACTGCTCGAACTGCATGCCCGGTCCGGTCGGGGCGCTCAGGCCCTGGTGCTCGAACCATTCGGTCCAGGCGCCGGGTCGCGTCGCCATGTGCAGCAGCGGCAAGCGGCCAATATCGGCCGGCGTGGCAATGGCTCGGCCGGCGAGGAATTCCGGCGACACCACCGGCGCCACCGTCTCGCGCACCAGGAGCGTCGAGTCCGCCTCCGGCCAATCCGGCAGGCCGTAGTGGATGGCGGCGTCCAGCCTCTCCCGGGCGAAGTCGAAGCGGCCGACGCGGGTGACGAAGTTGATGGTGATATCGGGATTGTTCTCGACGAAATCGGGGATCATGGGCATCAGCCAGCGCGTGCCGAACGTCGGCAAGATGGCCAGGTTCAGGATGCCGCTATGTCGATTGCTCATCAATCCAAGGGCTGCGTCGCGCAACTGGCCGAGGGCCGAACGCACGGCGTCGGCATAGATTTCGCCGGCTGTCGACAGCCGGACATTGCGGCTGTCGCGCTCGAACAGCCGGCGGCCGAACTGGTCCTCGAGTACCCTGATCTGCCGACTGACCGCGCCCTGGGTCAGATCCAGTTCCTGCGCGGCGGCGGTGAAACTGCCAAGCCGGGCCACCGCCTCGAAG harbors:
- a CDS encoding Tex family protein encodes the protein MASDIKRIAAIIATEIAARPEQAAAAIELLDEGATVPFVARYRKEVTGGLDDTQLRDLAERLAYLRELDARRDTILGSIREQGKLTDELEGKIIAAATKAELEDIYLPYKPKRRTKAEIARERGLGPLAEAILADRSLVPAELALAYVSQEVADAKTALEGARDILSEQFAENADLVGKLRTYMKERAFMRARVVDGKQEAGAKFSDYFDHVERWANVPSHRALAMLRGRNEEVLSLDIEVDADDTSPVKPVERMVANAYAIGGSLPGDRWLMEVAGWTWRIKLSLHLTLDLMRDLRERAEEEAIHVFARNLKDLLLAAPAGSRPTMGLDPGIRTGVKVAVVDGTGKVLTTMTVYPFPPKNDVRGTQAELARLVRLHKVELISIGNGTGSRETEKLVADMLSDMPSDGGPKPLKVIVSEAGASVYSASATAAAEFPGLDVSLRGAVSIARRLQDPLAELVKIEPKSIGVGQYQHDVDQYRLGRSLEAVVEDAVNAVGVDLNTASAPLLARVSGLGASLADAIVAHRDATGPFASRKDLLKVPRLGPRAFEQSAGFLRIANGSEPLDASSVHPEAYGVAKKIVAACGRDVRALMGDSAALKALDPRVFVDERFGLPTVRDILAELEKPGRDPRPGFKTATFAEGVDDIKDLKPGMLLEGTVTNVAAFGAFIDIGVHQDGLVHVSQLADRFIKDAHEVVKAGDVVKVRVVDVDIKRKRIALSMRKDGGEGGASRGPRDNGGGKPAPRSPLPQRQPERPAQQGAFGAALADALKRK
- a CDS encoding LysR family transcriptional regulator — its product is MSAQRRLLPNTSALAAFEAVARLGSFTAAAQELDLTQGAVSRQIRVLEDQFGRRLFERDSRNVRLSTAGEIYADAVRSALGQLRDAALGLMSNRHSGILNLAILPTFGTRWLMPMIPDFVENNPDITINFVTRVGRFDFARERLDAAIHYGLPDWPEADSTLLVRETVAPVVSPEFLAGRAIATPADIGRLPLLHMATRPGAWTEWFEHQGLSAPTGPGMQFEQFGTAAQACMAGLGVALLPLILIAGELQRGQLVPAPGQPMQSRSAYYLVVPHGKRGHMPVASFRDWLLGQLEKEPAVLAW